GAGTCTCCGGAGCAGAGCAGTCACCCTTGTGCTGCctggcaccccggggtgcccggGCTGGTCCAGCAGCCTCGCCCGTGGTGACTTCCAGCGGGGCAGTGCTGGCCCCGGCGTGGGGGACAGGCCGGGCAGTGCCGTGGCCACGGTGGAAAGCGGGTGGCCATTCTTCTTGGCTAGAAACAGCCTGACTGCTGCTCGCAGAGCACCGAAACATCCCAGAGGGACTTTGATGCAGTAAACAGAGCTGCCAGATCCTGCCTGCTACCACAGGCGGTGCTCCACAGGCGTGGTGTGCCGGTCTGTGAGCTGCGATGAACTCGGCGGGGGTACGGCACGGCTGCCCTGTGGCGCAAGGGATGTGCACAGCCGGGATGGCACCACGGGCCCTTCCAGGGATTCTGCTGTGGTGGCTGGGGTCTGATTCAAAGAAGGATGGGGTCAGCAGAAGTGAGTTCTGGTTTTCTGTCCTTGCAGAATGCTAGCCCCAGCGTCACTGCTTGGTGCAGTATGGCTTTTGGCCATTCGACTTTTAAGTAGGCTTTAAAGTGGAAATGTTTGGCAGTGGCGGAAGGCTGTGTTAATGGCAGataaacagcatttctgtgttgCATCTGTTCCTAGCAAAACAGCATCCTGTGAAATTTTCCTTCTGAGCAGTGCTGTCTCTCAGACCCAAGCTGTGCATCAAAACTGTcctttttgttgtcattttccTTTGAACAGTAGCACAGAAATGGGGATGAATTCTAATCTTTATACAAGCTGATGCCGTGCGTTCGCCCTCTAGCAGTGTCTGGTTTTTGTGAACACCAAGGTGAAGAGTAGAGCGGGCTCCATTGTATTTGTTTTGGCCGCGTGTATTTAATGATAGAAGTGAGCAGCTGTATAGCGCACGGCATTTCCTTGGCACAAAACCCCATGGGTTTGCGACTGTTCTCAGCAGGACAAGATGTTTAAACAAATGTTGACTGTGAGCTAAATTCATCCTTGATGCAACCAACTTAAAGCACAAGgagggattttttgtttttttgtctCGGCCAGCTGCCAGTTCTCCATCTCCTGTTAGCAGAGCTCCGGCTCTGACCATGGCGGTGCCAAGAGGAACCCGCGGTGTCCCCGCTTGTGGGACATGTGGCCGGCTCTGGCACCCGGGCGGCTGTGCGACTGCTGCAGAGCGGCACCGGGCTGGACACGGGGCTGTGTCCTGTGGCTGAACCTGCCCGGTGTTCTGCTGTGGTGTGGTGCCCGGGGCATCACTGCTCGGCGCAGCAGGGCCCCGTGCGCTCGCTTGCAGCTGAGGCGGTCCTGGCAACTAATCCATCGGTGGTGGCACGACGACCTGCGGTGTGCGGCctcgctcctgctgctgccctcgcgggtgctgggaggcagagaaCGCCTCTTGCTAAGtaaccttttattaaaaattgtcAGATCCTTAAAAACTggattggctttctgggttaGTCTAGGAGTGGAAGATGGTATGTTGCACTTCTGAGAAATAACAAGTATTTCCTGTTTGCTGAAAGCCTGTAAAGACTACTTTGGGCTTGCTGAAGTCACCAGGCTTCTGCCCACCGTCTTGGCGGGGTCAGCTTCTCGTCTCCAGTGTCCATCCCATGAGGAAATGACTGATGAGATACATTGATGTAAAAGATGTGGTAGCGTATTTCTGTTTTAGTTGACTGCccgtttttttttctggtgtttgaTGGCTCAGTACAAAATGGAATTGGATCCCTGTAGTGGTGTCATGGCCTGCGCTGAAAACCAAACTGTCGTGTAtatgaaattctttttaaaaggaaaaacccaaaattcCCTCACAAGCAGAAGCACCAGAACTTTGGACAGTAAATACAGGCAAGGATGCTTAGTCTGGagtctttctgtttctcttctgtgtctGTTACCCATCTacagctgttcttttttttgccCTAGAATAGGACTGTGCAAAGATGCATttaaggttttctttaaaaaacaaaacaaaacaaaaaccaaaccccaaatatcTTCTTCTCTTGCCCTGCTGCAGAAATCCTGAGCTATATCTTTGGCAAGCCTGAGCGGTCAAATTTGCTAACCATGTAGTTTAGACTGCCACACTATGGCTAACCATGGATGTGCTCTGGAATGCTCCTCTGAAAACTCTGAACAAACTTGGGAAAGAGAAGGCAGGGCCACATTTTGCTGATTTTCGTGAGTGTTTGGCAATTAGAGGTGAGAGGAGAAGCAGCGTTAGTGCTTTTCATTGTGAAAGATTTGAAGCAGAGTAGAAATGCAAATGGAAACTGTATTCTGTAGTATACTTCCATATGACTTGAGAAGGGCAGTTGGAGGTGAATAGTGAGGCTAATTATGACAGCCAGAAGCACAGAGCAGAAAGGTTAAAATAATCCTCATTTGTATGTGGCAGCAAAGTGCCTCACACGCTTTTAACCAGAAATTTGATAtgattgaaaaaataattgccatAGTTACTCATAAATGCCATAGTTAAAGTTGACTTCAGGGCTCCTGCTCTTGTTCTTTCTGCTGTGACTCTGCAAGTTGAACCTTTGAATGTTGTTGTGTTGCAAAATAGGGTGGGAAGGTGCAACCAGGCATGCTCTCGGAGGAGACTAAAGCCAAAGCAGTTGGGGTTCTTCAAGGGTATGTTTGTGCCGAGACATCTCCTGGCTCACAGCAATCCCACGTGTTGCCTCTTCCCGGGCACCGCACGTATCGGCTGCAGCGGATCCCTGAGGATGGAGCACAGGCGTCACTTGGACCATGGAAGGCATCAGTGGGGGctttttggatttgttttgttttgttttggaccCCTCTCCTTCTCGTGCATCTCTCAGGTTTAGGTTTAAAGCACCGCTGTGCTCAGCAGCAAAAATACACCCAGCTACTCCAGAAACGTGCTCTTACCGCAGAGATGTGCCCTCCGCTTTCAGTAGGTAGAATCAGTAAGAAACAGGTGGTAATCAGATGGACTGCCTGCTACATCAGATATTGGGGTATATATTCCTGTATGTTGGTTCAGAAATATGCTAGAAAATATTATTCTGCCTTTGCCATGCGTTTCTAGAGAAACACGGTCCAAGTCCTGGAGTTGGATCGCAGGTGAGAAGCATTGCAGGGCTCTCGCAGCCGCGGCATTACTGGGGCTGTAGGAAAGCCGGTTGTGATGCTGTCGTGGATGCGGAGCCGAAGGGAGTCTTGCCTTGGGGCGCGAGCCTGCTAGAAGGGACTGCAGTGTCTGTTGGGGTGGCTTTAGGTTAGTGCAGGTGTCGTTTTAAAGTGAGCCCGTGAACCATAAATCAAACATTCAGTTCAAGTATGACAAATtgatttgtatttgaaataagCGTATCTGTACGTGAAAGGCTTTTGTATTTATCGATCTGTATCACAGCAAGTATTCTGTGCAGTGGTTTTGctagactttttctttttttttccttttttaaatttatgtttattCGCAACCACCTCCCTTCCAAACCAATAACAAAGTGGAGGAATCTGGAAGGGTTTAGCTGATTTCGCACTGTCACTGCTTCATTTCCctgcagttaaaaagaaagaatcagaatatttatgaatttaaatattattattttttgcaagCCTTTGAAGCTGTCATTTTGATTTATGTGGGCTCCATTTGATCTTGCATGTAAAACCAGCCCTTCgttgctttgaaatatttcgTTTTTATACAAATCATTATGTGTAACCTGCAGtgatttctctctgctgctaaACACAGTGCCTTTTTTAGAGGCCTGCTATTTCCTTCAAATAACTTCTAAGAAACATTGCTGTGGTTAGGAACTGCTGCTTTTGATAAATGATTGTACACATTCCAGTTAGGAAAGGTATGTGGGGGTCTTCATTCCCTGGATTCGGAACAATGACCGATGCAATCAATTCTGCCTGTTGTCATTTGTAGAAAACAATCAATCTGTTTGCAGGAAGACCGAATGAGAGCAGAGGAATTCTCTATCTGATTTTAATCATTGGGTTTTTGCAAGCGGAGAATGGAGTGCTGCAATTCCAGCAGGAGTGAAAGGAGGGGGGACCCGGTGACCGCTGGCGTCCCTGTGCTGGGGTGCCAAGGGGTTTCTGGGCATGGGAGTCTCGGTGCTGTTTGCTGGTACCGCGCTGCAGCTCCGCATCTGACGTCTTCAGGAAACACTCGTGACCGGCAGCCAGGGTagaaaaaagtcattttgaAGCTATGGATAGCTTAAAGGCAAAGTCAGCTTCAGGGCTTCTGCTGTTACCGATTTCTTTGGGATCCTCTTAGTCTGATGGAGgagaaatgtctttaaaataagaaaatcaatCTGGAAAGAAATTTACTACaggaatgatttattttttttttaaacaagcatgCACACTTTGGCTgaataattgtttctttttcataaaagtATAGCATCCGCGTTAACAGCGTTGAAGGTGTACTTCCCCAGGTGCGGTCCGAGATGCAGGAGACGTGTTGGCTGCCGTCACGAAGGGTTTGACGACGGCAAGGCGTGAAGATGGTGCCTAAGCAGGCAGAGGGGTGGGATTTGCTCCTGCATCGAGTAAGCGGggtctgctctgctcctgcccttccAGAATGGCGAGGGGTGGTGTCGGCACCCTCCCGGTGGGACCCTTCGGCACCTCGGCATCGCCAGGTTCGGGGCTGTGGCCAGGAGCGGGCCCAGGCGTTTGCAGGCTGGACCACAAGATGGCATTCCCTCCTCGCCAGGCACCGGCGGTGTGGGGAGGGCCTTGGGTGCTCGGGGATGTCGCTTCTGCCCTGGGATTTCGGCCGCTGTCAGGTTTAGGCTGGTTGGGCTGCCTaacagcaggcaggaaagctgCCCTTCGACACCCGGCCGGATTCTGCCCAGAATTGCTCTCAGGTGGCAGCGCCGTGCTCCTGGCcagccccggcaccccccggtgctgctttgcaggCTCAGGCTGAGGGGACGGTGGCTGTGCCTTGAGCTGCCAGGGACACTCGGCGAGAGCAGGCCTGCCGCCTGTCCCTGTCTCAGCACCCCGAGCCCTCTCTCCTGGCGCAGGGGTGCTCTCTGCGGCACGGCCGGCCGTTGTGCTCTCTGAGCAGTGTGTGGTGAGCCTCGGTGTTCGGGCGTGCGCAGCGCTGTAGTAGCCACCTCTCTTCAGGCCATTCCAAATTCGGGAAGTCCTTGCTCTGTCCTGTGGCCCGACAGGAGGAGTTGGGGACGAGGATCTGTCAGTGTGACTTCTGGAAGGGATGGCAGCGCCTGCCTCTTCCTGAGCAGGAGAGGTGACGCAGGGCAGCTCGCATTTGTGCTCGGGGGCAAGGAGACCGCAGGGCAGGGCTGAAGCCCAGGGGCTACCGGGAGCCCTTCGGACTGCTGTGCCtttggtgctgggggggtcggGGTTGAGTTACTGCTGGGCTGAAATACCGGCCAGGCTGGGCTCGCtttgttctctgctgctgctagcTTTGGCGTCCCTGGGGAATGGAAACCTTGCAGGGAGGCTGTGGCTGGCTGGAAACACTGTTTTTGTGGCTGTTAGACTCTCCTAGCCATTATATCTGCGTGTAGACTTGTaatgttatttcttttactgtgcTGTGTAGGAAATTGAGtctatttctgtttaaatactGGGGTAATAGAGCCTGCTATTTAGTGCAAGATTTATGTAAATGGCTCTCTGTTTCACACGATTGGGCCTTACAGAGTGTAAGTTACATCGATAATATAATTATGCCACTACTGCCATTTCAAAGCAGCACGTTGTGGAGAAGCCTCCAATTTCTGTATAGAACAGGACTTGAAAACCTTGCACTTTTAAAATCAACTTTTATtctgcagtaagaaaaaaatagtagagCTGGATTATAGAACAGCATGTTCTGGAGTTGTCGACCTTTTTAGCTTAGAACCCAAGATTTCTTTTATATCAGATTTGTGGAGCACCTATTACTATACATCATAATTGCATTACCTAAACTGAGTTAGCCTTAAAATGCAATTTCCCCACCTTTCCTAAAggtttatattttgtttaatgTCATTCTGATGGTCAGTATTTCTTCGGTCTGGCATTTGTATTATCATGGAAGTTATGGTAACTTTTGAATATTATTTGAGTTAAAGAAATTATCTTGCACTTTCCAGTTTAGAGTTCATTATTCAGGTGAATGTTGATTGCTTTTTGCAATGGAGAGTAAGGCCCTTGCAGCCCTCTGTATCTCATTTCTAGCTAGAGGAGTTTTGTACGTTCCAAAATAGACTACTCATCCTTAGAAGTCCTGTTCTTGTGCATACATTTCTTACATAGGATGTTGCCCTACAGCCAACCTATACAATTTTGGCATAATTCCTTTTCAGTGGCGGTCTTGAAGTAAGAATCTCTTTCTTCCAGCCTTGAAGTGACTCGTCCGTACAGCCCAAGGCAAGTGGGGTGACCCGGCACAGGAACAGGCAGTGACAGTCCCTTGTCCCCTTGCCCTGGCTGCAGGCCAGCCCCTGAGCGAAAGCGCGTGCCCTCTTGCCAGGGCGGACCCACGCTGCGATCCCGAATGGCGTCCTGCTGTCACACTCTCCTAGCAGCTTTGGCAGGGCAGGGAAATGTTACGTACCGGAGCCTGCATTCAGGTGACGCTGTGCTGTTCCTTTCCAGCTTCTTGCTTGAGGAGACAGGTTGTGTGGCCGAACGTGCTCAGCAGCGGTGGCAAGGGATGCGCTTGCTGCAGAAACTCGGATGCCGTCGTTCTCTGCGGAGTGCAGCACTGGGGGCTTTGGCCCGTGGAGCTGCCACGCTGCCGAAAGCTCTGCTTAGCCCTCGTTTGAAAAACGTGATACAGGTCAAGAGCTCGGGTCTTCGTTTTTGTGCTGTGGAGGGTGTGTGGAAGATGTCTGCGGTAAGAGCAAACATCTTCCCTTCAAGTGATTTTTCTTGTAGCAGTACtgtgggttttctgtttgttttctagtCGTACTTACTAAGCTAATCTTActaaattcttcctttctgctaACTTGAATGGAGACTGCAGATTGTTAATACCAGGCAGTTCATGCCTGTTGAGAGAAGCTCGATGCTTCTGACTTGACAAATGACAGCTAGCAGTTTTCTTTTACCTGTGTGAGAAGTGGTAATCTTTACCCTATGCACTTTTATCCCAGTATCCTAGTCCCATGGAGTCCCATGTCACCACTGTAGAAACAGTAGAAGAGAAAACAGGTAAGCTGCCTGAATTTTCTTACAGAGctaattaaaatttttcataaCTTTTATAATTAATTATGTAATAGTTGTTGTATTCCAGTAGAAGCTGGGCACTGTGGGCATGCCTGGGATTCCTCGTGCTGGACATTGTATaagcaagacaaagaaaatattagccCCTCCCCACCCAAGTGTGTGTTTTGGCTGCATTAAGTATTtgaattttcaggtttttctgaGGCTGTTAGATACATTGTGCCTGGTTTCTCTGTAGTACGTTCGTTTGTTGTGCAGTTCCTTGGCGTTCCTGTGATGGTTTCCATCTTCAGAGCTCTCAGATCAGACGCAAGGCCCCTGGAAGGAAGCACAGTGAGCGGTGTGGGTTGAGCCTCAGGCGCTGCACAGGCATCGCACTGCTTGCCTTTCCTGATCCCTGCCTTCGGAGTGATCGCTCGCTGTTTCACTTCCAGGTGAGGAGGCTGTTCCATCCATCAGAGACTTGTGTGGTGGCCTTGTAGGATGCTGACAGTCAGAAAGCGATCGCAGGTCCTCAGTCTCTCAATTTATCAATCAGAATTCCTGAAATACCAGAAATCAGGTGTTACCATTTCCCAGTTGTATGGATGGGAAAGTAAATCTGCTCGGGTCAGAGCACAGTTGTCAGATCAGGTCTGCTGACACCATGTGGATTTTTGATTTCCAGTTGCTGAGCTTGCAGGAAATGGTTGCAATTAGGGACTTAAAGGAATGTGCCTGTGCAGAGGTGTATTAAACAGTTATGCCACCATATGGGAAACAAGTACCGTAGGACTTTGCATGGAAATAACCAGCTTTTTCCAAATATGGGAACGGTGATCAAATACTCATTTAGGATGAGATAAGAATTTGTGgactttaaaaatttattccCAAATGCTTGTGAATGCTCTTTATCGTACATTTGGAGATGTCTTCTGTCTTGCAGCTCACGTTTAACGGTGGCTCATAATTCCAGGCTTATGCTGTCTTTCTAAGCAAGTTGTTAGTGAGGTTGCCCTGAGCTTCAAGAAAGCCGAGCATTAGTGCTGCCgttgctgttttcttcaaatgcaGTAAACCGCTCTTCCCGCAGAATGCTTTTCTGCTCTACGTTGCATGGAGATGCTCCATATTATTAATGTGATGTCTTTGTTAGAGTTCTAGAAACCAAACCCCATGAAGTTTTCATTGCACAGATCTCACCAAATGCAGCGGTTCGAGAAGGTACTCTTTTATCCCGGAGAAGTCTTTAACCCGGGCTGCCTGCCAGTTGGCTTCTCATTCGGTAGTGTTCTGTTCTTGATCTGGgtcattaaatattaaaaggcAAAGTGATTCTAAAAGCCAGCCATTTTTTTGAGACACTAAATAACTGTAATTTGTTTCCTAATAGATAGTTCTGTCCTTGTCACTGGGTCCAACTccatacagaaataaatgtgtggTGAGACAGGACTGTTCTGTAAGTCTCGTACACCATGTGTTTGCCCAGAGAATGAGCCTGAGAATATAAATTGGGGTGGgcatagaaataaattaaaacttagGTCTGTATGTTGGTCTGGTAGCCAGTCACCCGAGGTTTTCCCTCGCCCCAGTCATCATCCTCCTGGTGCCACCAGGAGCAGGGTTCTCCAGGGGGTCCTGCCAGACCCCGCGTGGGTTGTGGGAGGGAGACCTGTGTGCACCCACGGAGCCGGGCATCGGCACCGCCTGcgggctctgctgcccaggagcccCTGTGTAAATGCTGGTAACGTGGGTGTACCGCACGCTGGGTAAGGGGGCTGGATTGCAGTGCTGGGCGCAGATGCCCTCCTCCCGAGGCACAGCACAGAATGCCCGGAGCAGCCTGATTTACAGCCCTCTCtctggcaaagcagcagaagTACTGGGTTatacttaaaaaaccccaaatgaaaaccacccccacccccgtgCACTGTGAATTTGCCAGCATTTCTGCTTGCACATTTGCTGTGCTGTGAAGTCTTCCAACTactttggttttattaaaaaattggTAATATTTGCTGCTGTAACTCttcccttctgattttctttgatCATCAGATTTGTCTATGGGGATTATTCACTGGAGAAGAATTGCAACGTGCCAGAATGTAATTCCTCACATTTTAGGAAAGGTAAATACTTTTTGAGAAATTTAGTCAAGTTGCAAAAGCTTAGTGCTTCACCGTGGTTTATCTTGTTTAAAAGGGTCACATTTcctaatgactttttttaattagagaagttacttttaaagagaagttaagagaaaaaaaaattctccaggaactgattttatatttaagtTGAATGGACAAAATTGTAGCCTTGAGCACACCGAGATGTAACTGGTGATGGTGGTTGTTTTACAGGCAGTGATGGGCTTTTACCTTTTGTAGCTGGAAAAAGtgaagctgttttaaaatgttacctGGGCCACGGTGAAAGTACAGCCATTTCAGAGGCTAGTAATACTTTCAAAATACTGAGAAATGATTCTAGTAATGAGTAATTCTTCTATTTCCCAGGTCAGTGTCTTAAAAGTGCCCAACATCTACTTGGAAGAGGAATCTTGGCTTAatatgcagaaaagaaacatggcTAGGAAAACTCATTGTCTTACGTGGACGTGGTATGCATCTCTGAGCGAGGAGTCTGTCTTCAGAGAGAGCTTGGAGAATCCGAACTGGTGAGTGCTGGCTTCAGTGCAGCAGTGTCCCAGTGCTGACTCAGGGCTGCTACTGCAGGCCCACGGCCCTGAAAATGGGATTTCTGTTGCCTTTTGAATGCTTGGAATGAGAGGGGTCCGAATAGTAATTTCTTTGTATGTCTTCAATGCatttgaagcagcagctggagatgtCCTGTAGCTTTCCTCTGGCTTGTTCAGGTGTGAGGTTAGGTTCTCTGGCCAGAGCACAAATAAttgctggaaattaattttctgtgtgctgctctgcagtcaTGGAAGGCTGCTCCGCTGTTCCCACACAGCAGGCGTAGAGACAGAGAGTTCGTTTTGCTCTTGTGTCtaccaatttaaaaattatcagCTCCCTCCTACTTGCCAGCCATTGGCATGGAGTATGCTTGttcccaaataattttctttctccgGTGTCTGGCCTGCTGTGCCCCAAAGATGTAAGCTGACGTGGGACTTTGCCTGGGAGAACACACACTTGTGGTTGCACAGAGTGGAGcttagaaatgtctttatgcACATTTATGGCCGGATCAGAGTGGAATTTCTAATTCCCATAGCATTGAAATGAGCAGGTATGTGATACATGTGgccatctttaaaaaaatatttatttccagctgATGTCAACCCCATTAATTTGTACTTTGTTCTAGTGTCTCTTGTAATTAGTCGTTACTTTTGCCTTGTGATGTTCCCTGGGAAGTGTGGCAGGGTTGTCCAGCAAGGTCCATGTGACTTTGGAAAGCTCTAAGGatgattaagaaaaaacccaccaacttcagatgaaattaaattccTTGTGGCTTAGGCATTTGTGAAAGCCCCGTGCTGGGATGTTACTGTTCGAGGACATGTTCCTCTGgctttttaaactatttcaaaaGTTTGCTGGGACCCTCTGTCCTTACTGTGGCTTCCTCTGCATCAGAGTTGCATTGCAACTGTAGATGTTGGTCCTGTTGGTGTGGAAACTCTTAACTACTGCAACTGGTCACTCACTCATGCCCCGTTTTCAAGGCTTTTCAGTTCCAGCTTAGGAAAGACACTGTCCTCAGCATGCCGCTCCTGCAGACGTGTGCAGGGGAGTGGTCCGAGCTCAGTGTCACCTCCGCTCACTCTTACCTTAAAGCATCCTGTGGCGGTTGGGAAGGCCGAGGCGTAGCTGGGCTGCCCGAGGGCGATTGCAGCCTCAGCAGGGTCACGCACACAGGTTTCGATGCCTGCCGGGGCGACGGGGGCTCTGGAGGGACCGCGGGCACTCGTGCAGGTTTGCAGCTGCAATAGCAAGCTGCAGGACCTCGGCCGTGCTGCCTGGGCCATGTAGGTTCAAGGATACCCGGGTGTGCCTGTGCACACCGCTGTCACCTCTTCAGGGATCTTGTGGAGGTAATCAGACCTAACAAATGCTGGCTGGCAAAAGAGGCATGAAATTTCAGCTGTGTGTAGTGTACGTACAGTGACATTTACATTTGAATAGACGAAGAAATTATGCAAAGGGCATAACATTAGCAGCATACTATTTCACTggagagaaataagaaaacacaCAATGAGGAGACTCAAGTGATCCTGCTTAGTGGTAAAATTGTACATTATGTCCCTAAAGAGAGAACAACGTTACCAGAGTGATGGTAACCTGAGTACAGACAGAAACTTGTCTTTCTCTCCTACTAAGCACTGCTGGGCAGGTTTCACTAGCAACCTCCTGAAACTCTTCAGGGCACTGAAAGCGTGAGGAGAATGAGAAAATTCTGCACCTCAGTCAGGCACCGTGTGTGTGTTGTAGcgggttgtttgtttgtttaatcaGCTTTAACATGACATTGTTAAGGATGCTGGTAAAGCAGAGCGCCGCTTTGCTGGCATGCATCTTGGTCAGCCGCCTGAGCAGGCTGACCGCCTTCGCCTCTCCCCGCACCTCACGGGTGTGCGGTGGGCTCCGTGCTGGGCGCTGCCTGCACCCAACCTAGCGGGGAGCTGGGGGCTCCGGAGGTGCCAGGGCGGTGCGGCTGCCCTGCAGGCATTCCCCGGGCTGCGGTACAGCCGCGGTACCCACGGCCCCGCTCTGTGCCCCTGCAGGGAGGTCTCTTGCTGGTGGGGTCAgtgacagagctgctgctttgaggagctgcagcctggtCCCAGACATGCGTGGTGGGACGATGCTGATGGGAATCTAGAATATTTCTACCCCTGTCAGATGAAGTTATAACTGTCTGTGCTGACTTCAGCCCAGCTACTTCGGAGAGCAATATGCTGTAGAAACTTAAACCACAaatccagtccctgcagggacCGGTGGCTTAGACGTTTAGGGTCTAAGCCACCACAGGGTGCGGGTTAGTTTACCCAGTTTGAGATTGGCAGTTACATCCTTTATGATTTTCAGCTAGAGAACTGCAAGTCAGGGAAGGGAGACTGACCTTCCTGATGTCCCTGATGGAGCTGGGGCAATCAAAGTGATGCTTGCTTAGTCCCAAACGGTCAGTTTAACCACAGCATACTTCTTCCTCTTAATGTCAGGTGGTTATTTTGTCCTAAATAAATGTGAACACGGTGATGCCAACTGCTGCATATTCTTGCAGAGTGAATTATTGTGGGCGCTTCCAAGCAGAGCATATAAATGTCTGAAAAGATCTAGTAGCAAACAAACATTACCATAAATAAATGATAAACCGTTGAAAAAGGCATGATGAGGCATATCTGTATATTCAGAGGCCAGAAAGCACCTGTGTTATCCTCTTGGCTGAACTCCTTCATGACACTTTTTACTTGGTTTCTGTGCTTTAATTGCTGTTATAGACAAGCATCTCATCTTGCTGTCTAAAATCCAGAGACACCAGTTGGTCCCCACGGGGAAGGCATGGCCGCAGGCTGGCTGGGTCCAGACCTGAGCGGTGTTTGCCTGCAGAGTGTCCGGGGCGGCTTGCTGGCACTGCCCCGGTGTTTGCCGGCACTGCCGGTGGGATGCGGAGCCTCTGGAGGGCTCCGTGGCTCACGGCTTTGACCGCCGGTATATCAAACCAGCGTGACTCTCGTCAGCTGCTCTCCTCCACTTGCACGTGTACGTGCTTGGGTTAGTGACAATTTCTAGAGCAATTCACTTGTGCTCAGCCCAAAAGCGTGCGCCGCATACGTGAGGTTTGAGCTTGCCTTCCCCCAGCTGAGCTGGGCAGCATCCGTGTTGACGGGGAGGGCTCTGGGAGGAGCTGTCTGTGCACAGTGCCAAACCAAAGGGGAAGGTCAGTGGCAAAactcccctctgcctgcctggatTTATGTTGAAGTTGTGTACAGGCAGATTTCCATGTGTCTGGGCAGGTTATACCTGTCTTTCCACAGTGGAGAATCCCTATGTAGCTTGAATTTTGTCTCCAGTGTCATGTCCCGTCCCTCAGTGTTTTGGTTTGACtgtttccccctccctgccaggagcgtttctttgctgtttcattttgtaTCCCTCAGTGGCCGTTGGATTCCCTTGCTCACCCAGAGCTTTCCCTCATTTCGGACGGCCCgagggagctgcaggctctCGCAGCGTGGTGGGCGCAGCGTGGGAAGGTGTCTCCCTGATGCGGAGAGATGCCTGTGACGCACGAGCAGTGCTTGTCAGCTGGAGATGGGAATTAGAAAGATCTCCAGTACAAAAGCTCCTTCTTTTGAAGAGCCTTGCACTGGATGTAacttttaatttagttttgaaaGCCATGCAGGCTTTGGAAACTCTCCCTGACACTATCTGAACAAGAATATTGCTAGACTTTTTATACTAAAGACACTTTA
This DNA window, taken from Grus americana isolate bGruAme1 chromosome 14, bGruAme1.mat, whole genome shotgun sequence, encodes the following:
- the PRELID2 gene encoding PRELI domain-containing protein 2 yields the protein MGIIHWRRIATCQNVIPHILGKVSVLKVPNIYLEEESWLNMQKRNMARKTHCLTWTWYASLSEESVFRESLENPNWCSVHSGSEGFSRGKRRRAPELGGCSGGPGEHPAVVSRASSAPLGHPHRDGPHQQPVCAGLCSHSSCTSVSDRAAT